The Bacillota bacterium region GCTTCAGGAAGCCAACTGAAACCCTCACCATCCCGCAGCAGGGGCACCGGAATTCCGTGACGGAGAAGTTCGGGGCGTCGAGGAACTTCCCGTCGCAGGCCTTTCTTTCCGTCTCCGTCCCTCCCACGGGCAATGCCCGGTCCAGGACCGATCGCATCACCACCGCAGCCGTGATGACCGCCGTCATGTTCCCGAACTTCTCGCCGGATCTGTAGAGCACCGAGGTGGAGCTCCCGGAGTCCACCTTCATGGCCTTGACACACCCGGCCTGCTTCATCAGGTCGGCAAGCTCGTAGACGGTGGCAGAGTCCACGGCGACGTGGAGAACCTTCTGGTCCTCAGTAATGCCTACAGCGGCTTGGGCGGTCTTTCGGGAGAGGGTGAACCCGGTATACCCTCCCAACCGCATTGTTTCTTCGAGGTCTACACCGAGCAAAAGCGGCCCGGCGCTGAAGGCGACGCGGGTTTTTCGCACTTCGTCTTTGGTAGGCTTGAAAAGTATGTCGGCCCGTCCGTCGGGGTATACCACGAAGCACGGCCAGGGATCCTCGTCCCAGCTCCAGAAGGTCTGGTTTTCCCACGCGATGCCTTTCGTCACCGGAGGCTTCCCTGGGTAGAAGTAGAGCGCGTTGAAAGCCCTGGCC contains the following coding sequences:
- a CDS encoding phosphodiester glycosidase family protein; the encoded protein is MRKELAGCTIDYAYCEPKDLDLAVPAAPQTLQQIMSRYPRSWARAFNALYFYPGKPPVTKGIAWENQTFWSWDEDPWPCFVVYPDGRADILFKPTKDEVRKTRVAFSAGPLLLGVDLEETMRLGGYTGFTLSRKTAQAAVGITEDQKVLHVAVDSATVYELADLMKQAGCVKAMKVDSGSSTSVLYRSGEKFGNMTAVITAAVVMRSVLDRALPVGGTETERKACDGKFLDAPNFSVTEFRCPCCGMVRVSVGFLKLVTLLQKLRDRIQSPVYITSGYRCPARNKAVGGAP